One stretch of Sinomonas terrae DNA includes these proteins:
- a CDS encoding 2-hydroxy-3-oxopropionate reductase, with amino-acid sequence MGHPPRRRLTAEASTSRPARKAQPRTGFPKERTMTNAENKASIAVIGLGIMGLPMAVNLVKAGYAVTGYNRSPEKSAKLASDGGKAAASVAEAVKDADVVITMVPDSPDVEAVTTGEDGIFANAKPGALWIDASSIRPDVAVRLAEQARNAGLRPLDAPVSGGEQGAIDAVLSIMVGGAAEDFEAAQPILNAVGKTIVHVGPSGSGQTVKAANQLIVAVNIQALSEAIVFLEAYGVDTDAALKVLGGGLAGSKVLDQKGQKMLDRNFDPGFRLALHNKDLGIVTSAAREAGVVVPLGAAVAQLVSALVARGDGGLDHSGLFKLTAELSGKDRLSGKN; translated from the coding sequence GTGGGCCATCCGCCCCGTCGCCGGCTGACCGCCGAAGCAAGCACCAGCCGACCAGCCCGCAAAGCACAGCCCCGCACAGGCTTCCCGAAGGAAAGAACAATGACCAACGCAGAGAACAAGGCCAGCATCGCCGTCATCGGCCTCGGCATCATGGGCCTTCCCATGGCCGTCAACCTCGTCAAGGCCGGCTACGCGGTCACGGGCTACAACCGCAGCCCTGAGAAGTCCGCCAAGCTCGCGAGCGACGGCGGCAAGGCCGCGGCGAGCGTCGCCGAGGCCGTCAAGGACGCCGACGTCGTCATCACCATGGTCCCGGACTCCCCCGACGTCGAGGCCGTCACCACCGGCGAGGACGGCATCTTCGCCAACGCCAAGCCCGGCGCCCTCTGGATCGATGCATCCTCCATCCGCCCCGACGTCGCGGTCCGCCTCGCCGAGCAGGCCCGCAACGCTGGCCTCCGGCCGCTTGACGCCCCGGTCTCCGGCGGCGAGCAGGGCGCGATCGACGCCGTCCTGTCCATCATGGTCGGCGGCGCAGCCGAGGACTTCGAGGCCGCCCAGCCCATCCTGAACGCGGTCGGCAAGACGATCGTCCACGTCGGCCCCTCCGGCTCCGGGCAGACCGTCAAGGCCGCCAACCAGCTCATCGTCGCCGTCAACATCCAGGCGCTCTCCGAGGCCATCGTGTTCCTCGAGGCCTACGGGGTCGACACCGACGCGGCCCTCAAGGTCCTCGGCGGCGGCCTTGCCGGCTCCAAGGTCCTGGACCAGAAGGGCCAGAAGATGCTCGACCGCAACTTCGACCCGGGCTTCCGCCTCGCGCTCCACAACAAGGACCTCGGCATCGTCACCTCCGCAGCCCGCGAGGCCGGCGTCGTCGTCCCGCTCGGGGCAGCGGTCGCGCAGCTGGTCTCCGCTCTCGTCGCCCGCGGCGACGGGGGCCTCGATCACTCGGGCCTCTTCAAGCTGACCGCCGAACTCTCCGGCAAAGACCGGCTCTCCGGCAAGAACTAA
- a CDS encoding hydroxypyruvate isomerase family protein, with translation MTYTVNCSILLTELPLLERPAAAKAAGFDAVEFWWPFAEAVPADKDVDAFIAALQDAGVQLSGLNFFAGDMPGGDRGLVSWKGRCGEFKDNIDVVVGIAERTGTKAFNALYGNRLPEFSPEAQDELGLKNLIAAAEGVAKVGGIVLLEPVSGTPSYPLKTAADALAVIAKAKETGAENVKLLADFYHLAVNGDDVAAVIEDHAKDFGHIQIADNPGRGAPGTGALPLGDWITRSRELGYDGYIGLEYKAPAAEAFTWAIRPVAG, from the coding sequence ATGACGTACACGGTGAACTGCTCGATCCTCCTCACCGAGCTTCCCCTACTCGAGCGCCCCGCGGCTGCGAAGGCCGCAGGCTTCGACGCGGTCGAATTCTGGTGGCCCTTCGCCGAGGCAGTGCCCGCGGACAAGGACGTCGACGCGTTCATTGCCGCCCTGCAGGACGCGGGCGTCCAGCTCAGCGGCCTGAACTTCTTCGCCGGCGATATGCCCGGGGGCGACCGCGGCCTCGTGTCGTGGAAGGGCCGCTGCGGCGAGTTCAAGGACAACATCGATGTCGTGGTCGGCATCGCCGAGCGCACCGGGACCAAGGCGTTCAATGCCCTCTACGGCAACCGTCTCCCCGAGTTCAGCCCTGAGGCGCAGGACGAGCTGGGCCTGAAGAACCTGATCGCGGCCGCCGAGGGCGTGGCGAAGGTCGGGGGCATCGTGCTCCTCGAGCCCGTTTCCGGCACACCGTCCTACCCGCTCAAGACCGCCGCGGACGCTCTGGCCGTCATCGCGAAGGCCAAGGAAACCGGTGCCGAGAACGTGAAGCTTCTGGCCGACTTCTACCACCTCGCAGTCAACGGCGACGACGTTGCCGCCGTGATCGAGGACCACGCCAAGGACTTCGGCCACATCCAGATCGCCGACAACCCCGGCCGCGGCGCCCCCGGCACCGGCGCCCTCCCCTTGGGCGACTGGATCACGCGCTCCCGCGAACTCGGCTACGACGGCTACATCGGCCTCGAGTACAAGGCCCCCGCTGCCGAGGCCTTCACGTGGGCCATCCGCCCCGTCGCCGGCTGA